The Chloroflexota bacterium nucleotide sequence TAGCGGCCGTCGACCGATATGCGGATCCTGTCGCCCGTCACCGGCAGGCCCCGGTGCACCGTGAGACTGTGAAAGATGAGAACGTCGCCCTGGCGGAACTCGTTGGTCGCCCAGGCGCCTTCCAGCGGATCGATCACGGCGATGCCGCCCGCCCCGAGCGCCGGGCGGTAGTCGTAGACGCCCCGGCGGTGCGAGCGGGCCGCGACCGCCAACCCGCCCATCGACGCCGGCAGGTCGTGCAGGGGAAACCACGCCGTGTAGACGTCGGCCGAGCCCTGCACGTGCGGGAAGTCCTGGTGCGCGGGCGTGGTGAACATCTCGCGCTGCGGGAACATCACGCGCGCGATGATGCTGGGATGCGCCAGCACCGGGGGTTCGAGCAAAGCCTCCATGACTCCCAGCAACGCCGGCTCGAGCTGCAGCGCGTGGAACGATTCGAGGAGATAGAGCCGCGCGTAGGTGTCGTTGGGGATGCTCCCGCGACCGTCCGGGATTCCGGCGGGGTTCACCAGTTGGTCGCGGTAGCCGTCGGCGTCGGCATAGCCCAGGTCGCGCAGGACCTCGAGAAACTCCAGCCGCACGCGCTCCAGGTTGGCCGCCGGCAACAGGCCGCGAATAAAGAGGTAGCCATCTTCCTCGGCGCGGGCGCGCAGGCGGTCGGCATCGCCGACGAGGTCGGTCGAGTCGCGAAAC carries:
- a CDS encoding phytanoyl-CoA dioxygenase family protein is translated as MNEFRDSTDLVGDADRLRARAEEDGYLFIRGLLPAANLERVRLEFLEVLRDLGYADADGYRDQLVNPAGIPDGRGSIPNDTYARLYLLESFHALQLEPALLGVMEALLEPPVLAHPSIIARVMFPQREMFTTPAHQDFPHVQGSADVYTAWFPLHDLPASMGGLAVAARSHRRGVYDYRPALGAGGIAVIDPLEGAWATNEFRQGDVLIFHSLTVHRGLPVTGDRIRISVDGRYQCAGEPVLQRTLLPHMGVTTWEEVYAGWASDDLKYYWSDLQTTIADVNNVHLEQVDARTLEEFEDGSLSPELVRKSIGALERIIERDDPELRERAEAVLAAHAASDDS